A section of the Brassica napus cultivar Da-Ae unplaced genomic scaffold, Da-Ae ScsIHWf_955;HRSCAF=1350, whole genome shotgun sequence genome encodes:
- the LOC106393706 gene encoding phytyl ester synthase 2, chloroplastic isoform X3, giving the protein MAATGLHVLSAVGLRIGEKHKLSVGGVALPRVSVSVNAFSSEQRSAKSFRDYLEAARDFIRPEENSPSRWFSPLESKARCDRAPLLLFLPGIDGIGLGLMRQHHKLGQMFDIWCLHIPPSNRTAFPDLVRMVETTVKSESQRSPGKPIYLVGESLGACIALAVAACNPHFDLLLILSNPATSFGNSSLQHLPPLLKLLPHQLDLAFPSVLSLIPGGPLKRMIAHWVRGLPENETAANIYQDLVTASTFTSILADTFGRETLLWKLKLLDSASLFANAHLHLVQAQTLILSSGNDHILPSTCEGKRLRKKLPKCEVRSFKDNGHCLFLEDGIDLVSIIKATSFYRRGRHQDYISDFIPPTFSEFNKCYGVNRLLEVIMGPVFLSTTVDGKVVRGLGGIPSEGPVLLVGNHMLLASDKISLPGQFVHERNINLRPLVHPMMFTRMRDGLLPDVSGYDTLRMMGSVPISATHLHNLLSAKSHILLFPGGIREALHRKGEEYKLMWPEKPEFVRAAAKFGAKIVPFCGVGEDDFLKVVVDYNDQIKVPIVREVLKRVTAEGPEGKRRRRRG; this is encoded by the exons atggCGGCCACTGGATTACATGTGCTATCTGCCGTCGGCCTACGCATCGGAGAGAAGCACAAGCTTTCTGTTGGAGGAGTAGCCCTACCCCGAGTCTCCGTTTCTGTCAACGCTTTTAGCTCGGAGCAGCGGTCGGCTAAGAGCTTCAGGGACTACCTCGAGGCGGCTAGGGATTTCATCAGACCCGAAGAAAACAGCCCCTCTCGCTGGTTCTCTCCCCTCGAAAGCAAGGCTCGATGTGACCGCGCCCCGCTCCTTCTCTTCCTACCTG GTATCGACGGAATTGGACTCGGCCTAATGAGACAGCACCACAAACTTGGACA GATGTTTGATATCTGGTGCCTTCACATTCCACCCAGTAATCGTACTGCATTCCCAG ATCTTGTCCGCATGGTCGAAACAACTGTCAAATCTGAAAGTCAGCGGTCACCTGGTAAACCCATTTATCTTGTTGGAGAATCTCTCGGTGCCTGCATTGCACTTGCCGTTGCTGCCTGCAATCCTCATTTTGATCTTCTCTTGATTCTTTCTAATCCAG CTACCTCATTTGGAAACTCTTCGCTGCAACATCTTCCTCCCCTGCTCAAACTCTTGCCTCACCAACTTGATCTTGCTTTTCCTTCTGTCTTAAGCTTGATTCCAG GTGGCCCTTTAAAAAGAATGATTGCTCACTGGGTCAGGGGACTTCCGGAGAACGAAACAGCTGCAAACATTTATCAAGATTTGGTGACAGCATCGACATTCACATCT ATCCTGGCTGATACATTTGGGAGAGAAACACTTTTGTGGAAGCTCAAGTTGCTTGATTCCGCTTCTCTTTTTGCCAATGCCCATCTTCATCTAGTACAAGCTCAGACTCTAATTCTATCCAG CGGAAATGACCATATATTACCCAGTACATGTGAAGGCAAACGACTTCGCAAAAAACTGCCTAAATGTGAAGTCCGTTCCTTCAAAGACAACGGTCATTGCCTTTTTCTT GAGGACGGCATTGATCTGGTCAGTATCATTAAGGCCACTTCTTTTTACCGGCGTGGGCGTCATCAGGATTACATCTCCGACTTCATCCCACCAACCTTCTCTGAATTTAACAAATGTTATGGCGTCAACAG GCTCCTTGAGGTGATCATGGGCCCTGTGTTTCTGTCGACTACAGTAGATGGGAAAGTGGTGAGGGGGCTTGGGGGAATACCATCGGAAGGACCTGTACTACTAGTGGGAAATCATATGCTACTGGCGAGTGACAAAATATCACTCCCAGGTCAATTTGTTCACGAGAGGAACATCAATTTGCGGCCTCTTGTGCATCCGATGATGTTTACAAGAATGAGAGATGGATTGTTACCTGATGTGTCTGGTTACGACACACTCAGAATGATGGGGTCGGTGCCCATCTCAGCCACCCACCTTCATAATCTCTTGTCTGCAAAATCCCATATTCTGTTGTTTCCAGGAGGCATACGCGAAGCTCTACACCGCAAG GGAGAAGAATACAAGCTGATGTGGCCAGAGAAACCGGAGTTTGTGAGAGCGGCAGCCAAATTTGGAGCCAAAATAGTTCCCTTTTGTGGGGTTGGAGAAGATGATTTCTTAAAA GTAGTTGTGGACTACAATGACCAGATAAAAGTTCCGATTGTTAGAGAAGTGCTAAAAAGAGTGACAGCGGAAGGCCCGGAG GGGAAGCGTAGAAGGAGAAGAGGGTAA
- the LOC106393681 gene encoding 50S ribosomal protein L13-like isoform X2: MATQAASFSGNLKKAVAGIKRINLDGLRWRVFDAKGQVLGRLASQISTVLQAKDKPTYCPNRDDGDICIVLNAKDIGITGRKLTDKFYRWHTGYVGHLKERSLKDQMAKDPTEVIRKAVWRMLPTNNLRDDRDRKLRIFEGSEHPFGDKPLEPFVMPPRTVREMRPRARRAMIRAQKKAEQAENGGAEVKKGKKRAPSQV, translated from the exons ATGGCCACTCAAGCTGCCTCATTCAGTGGCAACCTAAAg AAAGCTGTGGCGGGTATAAAGCGTATCAATCTCGACGGTCTTCGTTGGCGAGTTTTTGATGCCAAAGGCCAG GTTCTGGGTAGACTAGCATCTCAGATATCAACTGTGCTTCAAGCCAAAGATAAGCCTACTTATTGTCCCAACCGTGATGATGGGGATATTTGCATTGTTCTCAATGCTAAGGATATCGGCATCACTGGAAGAAAGCTCACTGACAAGTTCTACCGCTGGCATACTGG GTACGTTGGACACCTGAAAGAACGCAGTCTGAAAGATCAGATGGCCAAAGACCCCACCGAGGTCATCCGCAAGGCTGTCTGGCGCATGCTTCCAACTAACAATTTGCGTGAT GACAGAGATCGGAAGCTGAGGATATTTGAAGGCAGTGAGCATCCTTTTGGGGACAAGCCACTCGAGCCATTCGTGATGCCTCCTCGTACAGTGAGAGAGATGCGACCGCGCGCAAGGCGAGCAATGATCCGTGCCCAGAAGAAGGCAGAGCAGGCAGAAAATGGTGGAGCAGAGGTAAAGAAAGGCAAGAAGAGGGCTCCTTCTCAAGTGTAA
- the LOC106393681 gene encoding 50S ribosomal protein L13-like isoform X1, with amino-acid sequence MDPSRPNPSVKGSSPKPFVCLDLALFPCHRRRRFRITMATQAASFSGNLKKAVAGIKRINLDGLRWRVFDAKGQVLGRLASQISTVLQAKDKPTYCPNRDDGDICIVLNAKDIGITGRKLTDKFYRWHTGYVGHLKERSLKDQMAKDPTEVIRKAVWRMLPTNNLRDDRDRKLRIFEGSEHPFGDKPLEPFVMPPRTVREMRPRARRAMIRAQKKAEQAENGGAEVKKGKKRAPSQV; translated from the exons ATGGACCCTTCCAGGCCCAACCCTTCTGTAAAGGGCTCTTCTCCTAAACCCTTTGTGTGTCTCGATCTCGCTCTATTCCCTTGTCACCGCCGCCGTCGCTTCCG AATAACGATGGCCACTCAAGCTGCCTCATTCAGTGGCAACCTAAAg AAAGCTGTGGCGGGTATAAAGCGTATCAATCTCGACGGTCTTCGTTGGCGAGTTTTTGATGCCAAAGGCCAG GTTCTGGGTAGACTAGCATCTCAGATATCAACTGTGCTTCAAGCCAAAGATAAGCCTACTTATTGTCCCAACCGTGATGATGGGGATATTTGCATTGTTCTCAATGCTAAGGATATCGGCATCACTGGAAGAAAGCTCACTGACAAGTTCTACCGCTGGCATACTGG GTACGTTGGACACCTGAAAGAACGCAGTCTGAAAGATCAGATGGCCAAAGACCCCACCGAGGTCATCCGCAAGGCTGTCTGGCGCATGCTTCCAACTAACAATTTGCGTGAT GACAGAGATCGGAAGCTGAGGATATTTGAAGGCAGTGAGCATCCTTTTGGGGACAAGCCACTCGAGCCATTCGTGATGCCTCCTCGTACAGTGAGAGAGATGCGACCGCGCGCAAGGCGAGCAATGATCCGTGCCCAGAAGAAGGCAGAGCAGGCAGAAAATGGTGGAGCAGAGGTAAAGAAAGGCAAGAAGAGGGCTCCTTCTCAAGTGTAA
- the LOC106420572 gene encoding alpha/beta hydrolase domain-containing protein 17C-like, with protein sequence MGGVTSSVAAKFAFFPPSPPSYKVVTDELTGLLLLAPFPHRENVEIHKLQTRRGTEIMAMYVRHPMATSTLLYSHGNATDLGQMYELFIELGIHLKVNLMGYDYSGYGQSTGKPSEHNTYADIEAVYKCLEETYGSKQEDVIFYGQSVGSGPTLHLASRFPLLRAVVLHSPILSGLRVMYAVKKTYWFDIYKNIDKIPYVDCPVLIIHGTSDEIVDCCHGKQLWELCKDKYEPLWVEGGNHCDLEQYPEYMRHLKQFITTVERLPSRSSSSSSGGVRDDGPTRRRSVDRREKPRQSTERKPLPPKSQWKKSSSKLRISFDHHHLDRSRRSLDCHDKTRKSIDHSHQVERGRKSVDRVGSEL encoded by the exons ATGGGAGGGGTGACATCTTCGGTGGCGGCGAAGTTCGCCTTCTTCCCGCCGAGTCCGCCGTCTTACAAGGTGGTCACGGACGAGCTAACGGGACTGTTGCTTCTCGCCCCATTCCCACACCGAGAAAACGTGGAAATCCACAAGCTTCAGACCCGAAGAGGCACGGAGATAATGGCCATGTACGTGAGGCACCCGATGGCCACCTCGACGCTGCTCTACTCGCATGGAAACGCCACCGATCTGGGACAGATGTATGAGCTCTTCATCGAGCTTGGCATCCATCTCAAGGTTAATCTCATGGG ATACGATTACTCCGGGTATGGACAATCAACTGGAAAG CCGAGTGAGCATAACACGTATGCTGATATCGAAGCTGTTTATAAGTGTCTTGAAGAAACCTACGGCTCTAAACAGGAAGATGTTATCTTCTACGGCCAGTCTGTAGGGAGCGGTCCCACATTACATCTTGCTTCCCGGTTCCCTCTATTGAGAGCCGTCGTACTCCACAGCCCAATCCTCTCCGGTTTAAGAGTAATGTATGCCGTTAAGAAAACCTACTGGTTCGACATCTACAAG AATATCGACAAAATCCCATATGTCGATTGCCCTGTTCTCATCATTCAT GGAACTTCGGATGAAATAGTGGACTGTTGTCATGGGAAACAACTATGGGAACTGTGCAAAGACAAGTATGAGCCGCTTTGGGTGGAAGGAGGGAACCACTGTGATCTTGAACAATACCCTGAATACATGAGACACCTCAAGCAATTCATCACAACAGTAGAGAGGTTACCTTCCcggagcagcagcagcagcagcggcGGCGTGAGAGATGATGGACCTACTCGGAGGAGGAGTGTGGACAGGAGAGAGAAGCCGAGGCAGAGCACAGAGCGTAAGCCGCTTCCGCCAAAGAGTCAGTGGAAGAAGAGCAGCAGCAAGCTCAGGATATCTTTTGATCACCACCATCTGGATCGGTCCAGGAGAAGCCTTGACTGCCATGACAAAACTCGGAAGAGCATTGACCACTCCCATCAGGTTGAGAGGGGAAGGAAGAGTGTGGACAGGGTAGGCTCCGAGTTGTGA
- the LOC106393706 gene encoding phytyl ester synthase 2, chloroplastic isoform X1: protein MAATGLHVLSAVGLRIGEKHKLSVGGVALPRVSVSVNAFSSEQRSAKSFRDYLEAARDFIRPEENSPSRWFSPLESKARCDRAPLLLFLPGIDGIGLGLMRQHHKLGQMFDIWCLHIPPSNRTAFPDLVRMVETTVKSESQRSPGKPIYLVGESLGACIALAVAACNPHFDLLLILSNPATSFGNSSLQHLPPLLKLLPHQLDLAFPSVLSLIPGGPLKRMIAHWVRGLPENETAANIYQDLVTASTFTSILADTFGRETLLWKLKLLDSASLFANAHLHLVQAQTLILSSGNDHILPSTCEGKRLRKKLPKCEVRSFKDNGHCLFLEDGIDLVSIIKATSFYRRGRHQDYISDFIPPTFSEFNKCYGVNRLLEVIMGPVFLSTTVDGKVVRGLGGIPSEGPVLLVGNHMLLASDKISLPGQFVHERNINLRPLVHPMMFTRMRDGLLPDVSGYDTLRMMGSVPISATHLHNLLSAKSHILLFPGGIREALHRKGEEYKLMWPEKPEFVRAAAKFGAKIVPFCGVGEDDFLKVVVDYNDQIKVPIVREVLKRVTAEGPEVRGSVEGEEGNQDFHMPGVIPKCPGRYYYYFGKEIETGEEELRDREKAKEVYAEVKKEIERCIEFVKQRREEDPYRPLLPRLHYHLKHGLLTQVPTFPF, encoded by the exons atggCGGCCACTGGATTACATGTGCTATCTGCCGTCGGCCTACGCATCGGAGAGAAGCACAAGCTTTCTGTTGGAGGAGTAGCCCTACCCCGAGTCTCCGTTTCTGTCAACGCTTTTAGCTCGGAGCAGCGGTCGGCTAAGAGCTTCAGGGACTACCTCGAGGCGGCTAGGGATTTCATCAGACCCGAAGAAAACAGCCCCTCTCGCTGGTTCTCTCCCCTCGAAAGCAAGGCTCGATGTGACCGCGCCCCGCTCCTTCTCTTCCTACCTG GTATCGACGGAATTGGACTCGGCCTAATGAGACAGCACCACAAACTTGGACA GATGTTTGATATCTGGTGCCTTCACATTCCACCCAGTAATCGTACTGCATTCCCAG ATCTTGTCCGCATGGTCGAAACAACTGTCAAATCTGAAAGTCAGCGGTCACCTGGTAAACCCATTTATCTTGTTGGAGAATCTCTCGGTGCCTGCATTGCACTTGCCGTTGCTGCCTGCAATCCTCATTTTGATCTTCTCTTGATTCTTTCTAATCCAG CTACCTCATTTGGAAACTCTTCGCTGCAACATCTTCCTCCCCTGCTCAAACTCTTGCCTCACCAACTTGATCTTGCTTTTCCTTCTGTCTTAAGCTTGATTCCAG GTGGCCCTTTAAAAAGAATGATTGCTCACTGGGTCAGGGGACTTCCGGAGAACGAAACAGCTGCAAACATTTATCAAGATTTGGTGACAGCATCGACATTCACATCT ATCCTGGCTGATACATTTGGGAGAGAAACACTTTTGTGGAAGCTCAAGTTGCTTGATTCCGCTTCTCTTTTTGCCAATGCCCATCTTCATCTAGTACAAGCTCAGACTCTAATTCTATCCAG CGGAAATGACCATATATTACCCAGTACATGTGAAGGCAAACGACTTCGCAAAAAACTGCCTAAATGTGAAGTCCGTTCCTTCAAAGACAACGGTCATTGCCTTTTTCTT GAGGACGGCATTGATCTGGTCAGTATCATTAAGGCCACTTCTTTTTACCGGCGTGGGCGTCATCAGGATTACATCTCCGACTTCATCCCACCAACCTTCTCTGAATTTAACAAATGTTATGGCGTCAACAG GCTCCTTGAGGTGATCATGGGCCCTGTGTTTCTGTCGACTACAGTAGATGGGAAAGTGGTGAGGGGGCTTGGGGGAATACCATCGGAAGGACCTGTACTACTAGTGGGAAATCATATGCTACTGGCGAGTGACAAAATATCACTCCCAGGTCAATTTGTTCACGAGAGGAACATCAATTTGCGGCCTCTTGTGCATCCGATGATGTTTACAAGAATGAGAGATGGATTGTTACCTGATGTGTCTGGTTACGACACACTCAGAATGATGGGGTCGGTGCCCATCTCAGCCACCCACCTTCATAATCTCTTGTCTGCAAAATCCCATATTCTGTTGTTTCCAGGAGGCATACGCGAAGCTCTACACCGCAAG GGAGAAGAATACAAGCTGATGTGGCCAGAGAAACCGGAGTTTGTGAGAGCGGCAGCCAAATTTGGAGCCAAAATAGTTCCCTTTTGTGGGGTTGGAGAAGATGATTTCTTAAAA GTAGTTGTGGACTACAATGACCAGATAAAAGTTCCGATTGTTAGAGAAGTGCTAAAAAGAGTGACAGCGGAAGGCCCGGAGGTGAG GGGAAGCGTAGAAGGAGAAGAGGGTAACCAAGATTTCCACATGCCAGGAGTGATACCCAAGTGTCCTGGGAGATACTATTACTACTTTGGGAAAGAGATAGAGACGGGAGAGGAAGAATTAAGGGACAGAGAGAAGGCAAAGGAAGTGTACGCCGAGGTGAAGAAGGAGATTGAGAGATGCATAGAGTTTGTGAAGCAGAGAAGGGAGGAAGATCCTTACAGACCTCTCTTGCCTCGTCTCCACTATCACCTGAAGCACGGTCTCCTCACCCAAGTCCCCACTTTTCCCTTTTGA
- the LOC106393706 gene encoding phytyl ester synthase 2, chloroplastic isoform X4: protein MAATGLHVLSAVGLRIGEKHKLSVGGVALPRVSVSVNAFSSEQRSAKSFRDYLEAARDFIRPEENSPSRWFSPLESKARCDRAPLLLFLPGIDGIGLGLMRQHHKLGQMFDIWCLHIPPSNRTAFPDLVRMVETTVKSESQRSPGKPIYLVGESLGACIALAVAACNPHFDLLLILSNPATSFGNSSLQHLPPLLKLLPHQLDLAFPSVLSLIPGGPLKRMIAHWVRGLPENETAANIYQDLVTASTFTSILADTFGRETLLWKLKLLDSASLFANAHLHLVQAQTLILSSGNDHILPSTCEGKRLRKKLPKCEVRSFKDNGHCLFLEDGIDLVSIIKATSFYRRGRHQDYISDFIPPTFSEFNKCYGVNRLLEVIMGPVFLSTTVDGKVVRGLGGIPSEGPVLLVGNHMLLASDKISLPGQFVHERNINLRPLVHPMMFTRMRDGLLPDVSGYDTLRMMGSVPISATHLHNLLSAKSHILLFPGGIREALHRKVVVDYNDQIKVPIVREVLKRVTAEGPEGKRRRRRG from the exons atggCGGCCACTGGATTACATGTGCTATCTGCCGTCGGCCTACGCATCGGAGAGAAGCACAAGCTTTCTGTTGGAGGAGTAGCCCTACCCCGAGTCTCCGTTTCTGTCAACGCTTTTAGCTCGGAGCAGCGGTCGGCTAAGAGCTTCAGGGACTACCTCGAGGCGGCTAGGGATTTCATCAGACCCGAAGAAAACAGCCCCTCTCGCTGGTTCTCTCCCCTCGAAAGCAAGGCTCGATGTGACCGCGCCCCGCTCCTTCTCTTCCTACCTG GTATCGACGGAATTGGACTCGGCCTAATGAGACAGCACCACAAACTTGGACA GATGTTTGATATCTGGTGCCTTCACATTCCACCCAGTAATCGTACTGCATTCCCAG ATCTTGTCCGCATGGTCGAAACAACTGTCAAATCTGAAAGTCAGCGGTCACCTGGTAAACCCATTTATCTTGTTGGAGAATCTCTCGGTGCCTGCATTGCACTTGCCGTTGCTGCCTGCAATCCTCATTTTGATCTTCTCTTGATTCTTTCTAATCCAG CTACCTCATTTGGAAACTCTTCGCTGCAACATCTTCCTCCCCTGCTCAAACTCTTGCCTCACCAACTTGATCTTGCTTTTCCTTCTGTCTTAAGCTTGATTCCAG GTGGCCCTTTAAAAAGAATGATTGCTCACTGGGTCAGGGGACTTCCGGAGAACGAAACAGCTGCAAACATTTATCAAGATTTGGTGACAGCATCGACATTCACATCT ATCCTGGCTGATACATTTGGGAGAGAAACACTTTTGTGGAAGCTCAAGTTGCTTGATTCCGCTTCTCTTTTTGCCAATGCCCATCTTCATCTAGTACAAGCTCAGACTCTAATTCTATCCAG CGGAAATGACCATATATTACCCAGTACATGTGAAGGCAAACGACTTCGCAAAAAACTGCCTAAATGTGAAGTCCGTTCCTTCAAAGACAACGGTCATTGCCTTTTTCTT GAGGACGGCATTGATCTGGTCAGTATCATTAAGGCCACTTCTTTTTACCGGCGTGGGCGTCATCAGGATTACATCTCCGACTTCATCCCACCAACCTTCTCTGAATTTAACAAATGTTATGGCGTCAACAG GCTCCTTGAGGTGATCATGGGCCCTGTGTTTCTGTCGACTACAGTAGATGGGAAAGTGGTGAGGGGGCTTGGGGGAATACCATCGGAAGGACCTGTACTACTAGTGGGAAATCATATGCTACTGGCGAGTGACAAAATATCACTCCCAGGTCAATTTGTTCACGAGAGGAACATCAATTTGCGGCCTCTTGTGCATCCGATGATGTTTACAAGAATGAGAGATGGATTGTTACCTGATGTGTCTGGTTACGACACACTCAGAATGATGGGGTCGGTGCCCATCTCAGCCACCCACCTTCATAATCTCTTGTCTGCAAAATCCCATATTCTGTTGTTTCCAGGAGGCATACGCGAAGCTCTACACCGCAAG GTAGTTGTGGACTACAATGACCAGATAAAAGTTCCGATTGTTAGAGAAGTGCTAAAAAGAGTGACAGCGGAAGGCCCGGAG GGGAAGCGTAGAAGGAGAAGAGGGTAA
- the LOC106393706 gene encoding phytyl ester synthase 2, chloroplastic isoform X2: MAATGLHVLSAVGLRIGEKHKLSVGGVALPRVSVSVNAFSSEQRSAKSFRDYLEAARDFIRPEENSPSRWFSPLESKARCDRAPLLLFLPGIDGIGLGLMRQHHKLGQMFDIWCLHIPPSNRTAFPDLVRMVETTVKSESQRSPGKPIYLVGESLGACIALAVAACNPHFDLLLILSNPATSFGNSSLQHLPPLLKLLPHQLDLAFPSVLSLIPGGPLKRMIAHWVRGLPENETAANIYQDLVTASTFTSILADTFGRETLLWKLKLLDSASLFANAHLHLVQAQTLILSSGNDHILPSTCEGKRLRKKLPKCEVRSFKDNGHCLFLEDGIDLVSIIKATSFYRRGRHQDYISDFIPPTFSEFNKCYGVNRLLEVIMGPVFLSTTVDGKVVRGLGGIPSEGPVLLVGNHMLLASDKISLPGQFVHERNINLRPLVHPMMFTRMRDGLLPDVSGYDTLRMMGSVPISATHLHNLLSAKSHILLFPGGIREALHRKVVVDYNDQIKVPIVREVLKRVTAEGPEVRGSVEGEEGNQDFHMPGVIPKCPGRYYYYFGKEIETGEEELRDREKAKEVYAEVKKEIERCIEFVKQRREEDPYRPLLPRLHYHLKHGLLTQVPTFPF, from the exons atggCGGCCACTGGATTACATGTGCTATCTGCCGTCGGCCTACGCATCGGAGAGAAGCACAAGCTTTCTGTTGGAGGAGTAGCCCTACCCCGAGTCTCCGTTTCTGTCAACGCTTTTAGCTCGGAGCAGCGGTCGGCTAAGAGCTTCAGGGACTACCTCGAGGCGGCTAGGGATTTCATCAGACCCGAAGAAAACAGCCCCTCTCGCTGGTTCTCTCCCCTCGAAAGCAAGGCTCGATGTGACCGCGCCCCGCTCCTTCTCTTCCTACCTG GTATCGACGGAATTGGACTCGGCCTAATGAGACAGCACCACAAACTTGGACA GATGTTTGATATCTGGTGCCTTCACATTCCACCCAGTAATCGTACTGCATTCCCAG ATCTTGTCCGCATGGTCGAAACAACTGTCAAATCTGAAAGTCAGCGGTCACCTGGTAAACCCATTTATCTTGTTGGAGAATCTCTCGGTGCCTGCATTGCACTTGCCGTTGCTGCCTGCAATCCTCATTTTGATCTTCTCTTGATTCTTTCTAATCCAG CTACCTCATTTGGAAACTCTTCGCTGCAACATCTTCCTCCCCTGCTCAAACTCTTGCCTCACCAACTTGATCTTGCTTTTCCTTCTGTCTTAAGCTTGATTCCAG GTGGCCCTTTAAAAAGAATGATTGCTCACTGGGTCAGGGGACTTCCGGAGAACGAAACAGCTGCAAACATTTATCAAGATTTGGTGACAGCATCGACATTCACATCT ATCCTGGCTGATACATTTGGGAGAGAAACACTTTTGTGGAAGCTCAAGTTGCTTGATTCCGCTTCTCTTTTTGCCAATGCCCATCTTCATCTAGTACAAGCTCAGACTCTAATTCTATCCAG CGGAAATGACCATATATTACCCAGTACATGTGAAGGCAAACGACTTCGCAAAAAACTGCCTAAATGTGAAGTCCGTTCCTTCAAAGACAACGGTCATTGCCTTTTTCTT GAGGACGGCATTGATCTGGTCAGTATCATTAAGGCCACTTCTTTTTACCGGCGTGGGCGTCATCAGGATTACATCTCCGACTTCATCCCACCAACCTTCTCTGAATTTAACAAATGTTATGGCGTCAACAG GCTCCTTGAGGTGATCATGGGCCCTGTGTTTCTGTCGACTACAGTAGATGGGAAAGTGGTGAGGGGGCTTGGGGGAATACCATCGGAAGGACCTGTACTACTAGTGGGAAATCATATGCTACTGGCGAGTGACAAAATATCACTCCCAGGTCAATTTGTTCACGAGAGGAACATCAATTTGCGGCCTCTTGTGCATCCGATGATGTTTACAAGAATGAGAGATGGATTGTTACCTGATGTGTCTGGTTACGACACACTCAGAATGATGGGGTCGGTGCCCATCTCAGCCACCCACCTTCATAATCTCTTGTCTGCAAAATCCCATATTCTGTTGTTTCCAGGAGGCATACGCGAAGCTCTACACCGCAAG GTAGTTGTGGACTACAATGACCAGATAAAAGTTCCGATTGTTAGAGAAGTGCTAAAAAGAGTGACAGCGGAAGGCCCGGAGGTGAG GGGAAGCGTAGAAGGAGAAGAGGGTAACCAAGATTTCCACATGCCAGGAGTGATACCCAAGTGTCCTGGGAGATACTATTACTACTTTGGGAAAGAGATAGAGACGGGAGAGGAAGAATTAAGGGACAGAGAGAAGGCAAAGGAAGTGTACGCCGAGGTGAAGAAGGAGATTGAGAGATGCATAGAGTTTGTGAAGCAGAGAAGGGAGGAAGATCCTTACAGACCTCTCTTGCCTCGTCTCCACTATCACCTGAAGCACGGTCTCCTCACCCAAGTCCCCACTTTTCCCTTTTGA